A window of the Streptomyces luomodiensis genome harbors these coding sequences:
- a CDS encoding TetR/AcrR family transcriptional regulator, whose amino-acid sequence MDRVTERATRRGEERRAEIVRSALEVIAERGYRGATLGAVAERVGLTQQGLLHYFPTKESLLIAVLEERDQWDTGSARRDGGDAWPLDLLATLVEYNAMRPGVVQTFSALLGESVTGDHPARGFFTQRYAKVRADMAATLRGEFGDRLPGGLTPEAAAPLVVAVMDGLQFQWLHDRDAVDMPALFRAFVSLLEQGDEETS is encoded by the coding sequence ATGGACAGGGTGACGGAGCGCGCTACCAGACGTGGTGAGGAGCGACGGGCGGAGATCGTCCGGTCCGCGCTCGAAGTGATCGCCGAGCGCGGCTACCGGGGCGCGACCCTCGGGGCGGTCGCCGAGCGGGTGGGGCTCACCCAGCAGGGGCTGCTCCACTACTTCCCCACCAAGGAGTCCCTGCTCATCGCCGTGCTCGAGGAGCGCGACCAGTGGGACACCGGCTCCGCCCGGCGGGACGGCGGGGACGCGTGGCCGCTGGACCTGCTCGCCACGCTGGTGGAGTACAACGCGATGCGCCCCGGAGTCGTCCAGACCTTCTCCGCGCTCCTCGGCGAGAGCGTCACCGGCGACCACCCCGCACGCGGCTTCTTCACCCAGCGCTATGCGAAGGTGCGCGCCGACATGGCGGCCACCCTGCGCGGCGAGTTCGGCGACCGGCTCCCCGGCGGGCTCACTCCCGAGGCCGCCGCGCCGCTGGTGGTGGCGGTGATGGACGGATTGCAGTTCCAGTGGCTGCACGACCGGGACGCGGTGGACATGCCCGCCCTCTTCCGGGCCTTCGTCTCCCTGCTGGAGCAGGGAGACGAGGAGACCTCATGA
- a CDS encoding DUF6299 family protein, whose protein sequence is MRNRRRALGALIVLLMAAPAAHAAPSPGWSGPAPRGERSVHLRPSALWTDDLTVDRTGDVTPDGSVTLYGSYRCAGNGSEGLRASVLVTLVQGRERHGLGGYEAVCDGWRHRWVIDGTGVGRYVRGPADVEGVLLKYGFNDLLGPVPRNVAGIDQKVRLVADDD, encoded by the coding sequence ATGCGCAACCGCCGTCGCGCCCTCGGCGCCCTCATCGTTCTCCTCATGGCGGCGCCGGCCGCCCATGCCGCGCCCAGCCCCGGGTGGTCGGGTCCGGCCCCCCGGGGGGAGCGCTCCGTCCACCTGCGGCCATCCGCGCTCTGGACCGACGATCTGACCGTCGACCGCACCGGGGACGTCACCCCGGACGGCTCCGTCACGCTGTACGGAAGCTACCGGTGTGCCGGGAACGGCTCGGAAGGGCTGAGGGCGAGCGTTCTCGTCACCCTCGTCCAGGGCCGGGAGCGTCATGGCCTCGGGGGGTACGAGGCGGTCTGTGACGGGTGGCGGCACCGCTGGGTGATCGACGGGACGGGGGTGGGGCGGTATGTGCGGGGGCCGGCGGACGTCGAGGGCGTGCTGCTGAAGTACGGCTTCAACGACCTCCTCGGACCGGTGCCGAGGAACGTGGCCGGGATCGATCAGAAGGTCAGGCTGGTCGCGGACGACGACTGA
- a CDS encoding MFS transporter: MRTYREVFRVPEFTPLFLTSAMQVAASTASGLALGTLVYAATGSPLLSALSMFGPSLAQVAGALALLSAADRLPPRAALSGLAALFALGTAALALPGLPVAAILAIVLGLGAAASLGGAVRLGLLTEILPKDGYPLGRSVINMSSGTMQIGGYAVGGLLVTALSARGTLITAAALYLLAAATARLGLSGRPARAQGRPSVAETWRVNARLWSSAPRRQVYYALWVPNGLIVGCESLFVPYAPEHAGLLFAVGSLGMLMGDVLTGRLLPPHRRERLAAPLRLLLAAPYLVFALHPPLPLALAAVVLASIGFSATLPLQQRLMALTPDEMSGQALGLHSSGMLTMQGVSAALAGALAQPTSPAVAMAVMAAVSVAVTLALAPGLRGDPERDCLAEAR, from the coding sequence ATGCGTACCTATCGAGAAGTGTTCCGGGTCCCGGAGTTCACCCCGCTGTTCCTGACCTCCGCCATGCAGGTGGCCGCCTCGACGGCGAGCGGACTCGCCCTCGGCACCCTGGTCTACGCGGCGACCGGCTCACCGCTGCTCTCCGCGCTCAGCATGTTCGGCCCCTCGCTGGCCCAAGTGGCGGGCGCGCTGGCGCTGCTGTCGGCGGCCGACCGGCTGCCGCCGCGCGCCGCACTGTCCGGACTGGCGGCGCTCTTCGCCCTGGGGACCGCCGCGTTGGCCCTCCCCGGCCTGCCGGTGGCGGCGATCCTGGCCATCGTGCTCGGGCTGGGCGCGGCGGCCTCCCTCGGCGGCGCCGTCCGCCTTGGGCTGCTCACCGAGATCCTGCCCAAGGACGGCTATCCGCTGGGCCGTTCCGTGATCAACATGTCCAGCGGCACGATGCAGATCGGCGGATACGCGGTCGGCGGCCTCCTGGTGACCGCTCTCTCGGCGCGCGGCACCCTGATCACCGCCGCCGCCCTGTACCTGCTCGCGGCCGCCACCGCCCGGCTGGGCCTGAGCGGGCGTCCGGCGCGGGCCCAGGGGCGGCCCTCGGTCGCCGAGACCTGGCGCGTCAACGCGCGGCTGTGGTCCTCCGCGCCCCGCCGCCAGGTCTATTACGCGCTCTGGGTGCCCAACGGGCTGATCGTCGGCTGTGAATCCCTCTTCGTGCCCTACGCACCCGAGCACGCCGGACTGCTCTTCGCCGTCGGCTCCCTCGGCATGCTGATGGGGGACGTCCTCACCGGACGGCTGCTGCCGCCGCACCGCCGCGAGCGGCTCGCGGCGCCCCTGCGGCTGCTGCTGGCCGCGCCGTACCTGGTCTTCGCCCTGCACCCGCCGCTGCCCCTCGCGCTGGCCGCCGTCGTCCTCGCCTCCATCGGCTTCTCGGCCACGCTGCCGCTCCAGCAGCGGCTGATGGCCCTGACCCCGGACGAGATGAGCGGCCAGGCCCTGGGGCTGCACTCCTCGGGCATGCTCACCATGCAGGGCGTGTCCGCCGCCCTCGCGGGCGCGCTGGCGCAGCCCACCTCGCCGGCCGTGGCGATGGCCGTGATGGCGGCGGTGTCCGTGGCCGTCACCCTGGCCCTGGCCCCCGGACTGCGGGGCGATCCGGAGCGCGACTGCCTCGCCGAGGCGCGCTGA
- a CDS encoding transcriptional regulator translates to MGLWLVDADTLAGGRFVLSPLAETTAALVTLERARAAHPGERAWLDAHLPAYRARLTDDPVTALLVRAALGRTWLADFLTQTPPGEGEPSFEQELARIRATAPATARADLTVSLGRSPLPAVLRRDDLPERLADLLAWVWTETVLPSWPRRRRIVEADVVARTGQVSQGGWAAVLDELRPGMRWLGGSRLQINAHDHPPRAVHGAQLLFVPVTPAAGWVSWAAPHRYAVVYPCAGVLAVSDPPPAPDSLARLLGPARASVLVLLDTPKSTTHLVALTGQTLGSVGRHLRVLREARLVRRRRAGRSVLYDRTAAGEVLVRAQGND, encoded by the coding sequence ATGGGGCTGTGGCTCGTCGACGCGGATACGCTCGCGGGCGGCCGGTTCGTCCTCTCCCCCCTCGCCGAGACCACCGCGGCCCTGGTCACCCTGGAGCGTGCGCGGGCCGCGCACCCCGGCGAACGGGCCTGGCTCGACGCCCATCTGCCGGCCTACCGGGCGCGGCTGACCGACGACCCGGTCACCGCGCTGCTCGTCCGGGCCGCACTGGGCCGGACCTGGCTCGCGGACTTCCTCACCCAGACGCCGCCGGGCGAGGGCGAGCCGTCCTTCGAGCAGGAACTGGCCCGCATCCGCGCGACGGCCCCCGCCACCGCGCGCGCGGACCTCACGGTCTCCCTGGGCCGCTCCCCGCTCCCCGCCGTGCTGCGCCGCGACGACCTGCCGGAGCGGCTCGCGGATCTGCTGGCGTGGGTGTGGACGGAGACGGTGCTGCCGTCCTGGCCGCGCCGCCGCCGGATCGTCGAGGCCGACGTGGTGGCGCGCACCGGCCAGGTGAGCCAGGGCGGCTGGGCGGCCGTGCTGGACGAGCTGCGGCCGGGGATGCGGTGGCTGGGCGGGAGCCGGCTCCAGATCAACGCCCATGACCATCCGCCCCGCGCGGTCCACGGCGCCCAGTTGCTCTTCGTCCCCGTCACCCCCGCCGCCGGGTGGGTCTCCTGGGCCGCGCCGCACCGCTACGCCGTGGTGTACCCCTGCGCCGGCGTCCTCGCCGTATCCGATCCGCCCCCGGCCCCCGATTCCCTCGCCCGTCTCCTCGGCCCGGCCCGCGCGAGCGTCCTGGTCCTCCTCGACACCCCGAAGAGCACCACCCACCTGGTGGCCCTCACCGGTCAGACCCTGGGCTCGGTCGGCCGCCATCTGCGGGTCCTGCGCGAGGCCCGCCTGGTGCGGCGACGGCGGGCGGGACGGTCGGTGCTGTACGACCGGACGGCGGCGGGTGAGGTGCTGGTGCGGGCCCAGGGGAACGACTGA
- a CDS encoding mandelate racemase/muconate lactonizing enzyme family protein: MRITGISTHVVGTPWRNLTYVQVHTDEGITGVGETRMLGHTDALLGYLREAEANHIAGSDPFAVEDLVRRMKYGDYGRAGEIVMSGIACVEMACWDIKGKALGVPVWQLLGGKVTDKVKAYANGWYTVERTPEAFHKAASTVVERGYRALKLDPFGTGHFELDHAETLHSLSLVEAVRDAIGPETELLVEMHGRFSPATAVRLAAELERFQPSWLEEPVPPENLKALAKVAEKTPLPIATGERIHDRIEFRELFESQAADIIQPDLGHIGGIGETRKLAATAETHYVLVAPHNVGGSVLTAASLQLAGCTPNFKILEHFNDFADAEIKKVVKGAPQVVDGYFQLSHEPGLGVELDTDAAAEFPQQQARFDLWAEGWEKRNPKGGRK, translated from the coding sequence GTGCGCATCACCGGAATCAGTACGCATGTCGTCGGCACCCCCTGGCGCAACCTCACCTATGTGCAGGTCCACACGGATGAGGGGATCACCGGCGTCGGCGAGACCCGCATGCTCGGGCACACCGATGCGCTGCTGGGATATCTGCGCGAGGCCGAGGCCAACCACATCGCCGGGTCGGACCCGTTCGCGGTGGAGGACCTGGTCCGGCGGATGAAGTACGGCGACTACGGCCGGGCGGGCGAGATCGTGATGTCCGGGATCGCCTGTGTGGAGATGGCCTGCTGGGACATCAAGGGCAAGGCGCTCGGGGTGCCCGTCTGGCAGCTGCTGGGCGGGAAGGTGACGGACAAGGTCAAGGCGTACGCCAACGGCTGGTACACCGTCGAGCGCACCCCCGAGGCGTTCCACAAGGCGGCCTCCACGGTGGTCGAGCGCGGCTACCGGGCGCTGAAGCTGGACCCGTTCGGCACCGGCCACTTCGAGCTGGACCACGCCGAGACCCTGCATTCGCTCTCCCTCGTGGAGGCCGTGCGGGACGCGATCGGGCCGGAGACCGAGCTGCTGGTGGAGATGCACGGCCGGTTCAGCCCGGCGACCGCCGTGCGCCTCGCGGCGGAGCTGGAGCGGTTCCAGCCGTCGTGGTTGGAGGAGCCGGTGCCGCCGGAGAACCTCAAGGCGCTCGCGAAGGTCGCGGAGAAGACGCCGCTGCCGATCGCGACGGGTGAGCGCATCCACGACCGGATCGAGTTCCGCGAGCTGTTCGAGTCGCAGGCCGCCGACATCATCCAGCCCGACCTCGGCCACATCGGCGGCATCGGCGAGACGCGCAAGCTGGCCGCCACGGCCGAGACGCACTACGTCCTGGTCGCCCCGCACAACGTGGGCGGCTCCGTGCTGACCGCCGCCTCGCTGCAACTCGCCGGCTGCACCCCGAACTTCAAGATCCTGGAGCACTTCAACGACTTCGCCGACGCGGAGATCAAGAAGGTGGTCAAGGGTGCTCCGCAGGTCGTGGACGGCTACTTCCAGCTCTCCCACGAGCCCGGTCTCGGCGTGGAGCTGGACACCGACGCGGCGGCCGAATTCCCCCAGCAGCAGGCCCGTTTCGACCTGTGGGCCGAGGGCTGGGAGAAGAGGAACCCGAAGGGCGGGCGGAAGTGA
- a CDS encoding zinc-dependent alcohol dehydrogenase, which yields MTALVLDAPGAFRLVETETGTEPAPPGPGDARVRVYASGICGSDRELYQGNRPEGYVRYPVTPGHEWSGTVEAVGAGVPEALVGRKVVGEGFRNCQVCDRCHAGDTTLCTAGYEETGFTQPGAMADTLTLPARLLHPLGDDADLGAAALLEPAACIAAAALKAHARPGERVAVVGTGTLGMIAVQFLAAVSPADLLVVGTRPDREQLSLDFGATAFRTRDRLSDQLGGYDVVIETAGSASAARTSASLLRRGGRLVLTGIPAAGADGLDPTDLVVRQIEVQTVFGAPPAAWSHAVQVFDAGLLTLRPLITHELPLTDFATAIELVGGGDPAVGKVLLRPQAP from the coding sequence GTGACCGCGCTCGTCCTGGACGCCCCCGGCGCGTTCCGCCTCGTCGAGACGGAGACCGGGACCGAACCGGCCCCGCCCGGCCCCGGGGACGCCCGGGTGCGGGTGTACGCCTCGGGGATCTGCGGCAGTGACCGCGAGCTGTACCAGGGGAACCGGCCCGAGGGCTATGTCCGCTATCCCGTCACCCCCGGCCACGAGTGGTCCGGGACGGTCGAGGCGGTGGGCGCGGGCGTGCCGGAGGCGCTCGTCGGCCGTAAGGTCGTCGGCGAGGGGTTCCGCAACTGCCAGGTGTGCGACCGCTGCCACGCCGGGGACACCACGCTGTGCACGGCGGGGTACGAGGAGACGGGGTTCACCCAGCCCGGGGCGATGGCCGACACCCTGACCCTGCCGGCCCGGCTGCTGCACCCGCTGGGGGACGACGCCGACCTCGGCGCCGCCGCGCTGCTGGAGCCGGCCGCGTGCATCGCCGCCGCCGCGCTCAAGGCCCACGCCCGGCCCGGTGAGCGGGTCGCGGTGGTCGGCACCGGGACGCTCGGCATGATCGCCGTGCAGTTCCTCGCCGCCGTCTCCCCCGCCGACCTGCTGGTGGTGGGCACCCGCCCGGACCGGGAGCAGCTGTCCCTGGACTTCGGCGCCACCGCCTTCCGTACCCGGGACCGGCTGTCCGACCAGCTCGGGGGCTACGACGTGGTCATCGAGACCGCCGGATCGGCCTCCGCCGCCCGCACCTCCGCCTCGCTGCTGCGCCGCGGCGGCCGGCTGGTGCTCACCGGCATCCCGGCGGCGGGCGCGGACGGGCTGGACCCCACCGATCTGGTGGTCCGCCAGATCGAGGTGCAGACCGTCTTCGGCGCCCCGCCCGCCGCCTGGTCGCACGCCGTCCAGGTGTTCGACGCCGGGCTGCTGACGCTGCGGCCGCTGATCACCCATGAGCTGCCGCTCACCGACTTCGCCACCGCGATCGAACTCGTCGGCGGCGGTGATCCGGCCGTCGGCAAGGTGCTGCTGCGGCCGCAGGCCCCTTAG